A stretch of DNA from Methanogenium sp. S4BF:
CTCATCGACGCAACGGTGGCTGAAGAGATCTGCGGGGTGGAGTGCCGCCGCCGGGAGCACTACTTCTCCTTCGATCTTGTCCATTACCGGGGATGGTCCGAACAGGCGGATGTCTGGCTTGGGGAGGGGGACGATGATGACCGCCCGGAGGATGATACAGGTGGTGATGATGGCAGTGATGGGGGAAATGATACGGACGGTACCGATCACAGCCGCATTCTTTCACCTGCTTTCCACCAAAAACCCGAAGACGGTGCAACGAAAAACGGCGGGCCTGATACTCCTCTTTTTAGCAGAGAGAGTACGAGAGAAGAGAGGCGTACAGAGAGTATGGGAACTTTGTATGGATTGCCCGTAACACCCGGCGACCCGGCTGCCTCTGCCGTTGGGCGCGGGAGTGTATATGATCCTGACAGAGATGCAAAGATTCCGCCGGAGTCATTGCCGGGGCGGCCAATTGAGCATTCCGGCGAGGATATGCAAAAAACACAATGCAAACCGGATCACAACGGTTTCACAGGGGATACAAATGTGCAGGGAACGAAAGGTCCGGGGACCACCCCGCCCCTCCCCGGCATCCTGGATCATACGTCATTTCACCGGTCGTCGGTCTCGCTCGGACACTGTACTATCTGCGGAGAAGGAGCGGCGGTGTATCATTCACGAGAGCAGCGGGCGAGCATCTGTGAAGGGTGTTATGCCCGGATGATCCGGGAGTGGAACAAGGGTGAGGGGGTGGTGTGATGCCCGGGGACGGGCGGTCAAATGGGTGAATCAGACCAATCCGCATTTTTCCGTCCGGCACATCTCCATCATCATCTCCGGGTCACCCCGGAGCACCACCTCCCGTGTATTCCCCCGCACGGACGGGCGAATCAGCTCGATGAGCCGGAGGTCTGCGAGTCTGGTCAGCCGGGTGTGGAAGACGGTATAGGAGACCTTTGTTGTCTCTTTGAAGGACGCATACAGTGTTCCGGAAGTGACCGGCACGTCAGCATCCTTCTGCTTCATCTCCGCAATATGGGAGAGCAGCCGCTGTTCATCCGGCTTCAGGGCCTCGACGAGCTGGATGAGATGTGCTCCATGTGCGGCCTGAAACGAGTTTCTGACATCTTGCTCCTGTACAACAGTCCGTGCAGCCTGTTCGGCCGCGGCCGCCGCCAGTCTCAGGAGGCTGATGCCCACCCGGAGATCCCCCTCCTCTATTGTGAGGGCGGTGATAAGGTCCAGCATCCCGGACGGGACTACTCCTTCATAGAGGCCCGCCTGCACGCGGTCATGCAGGATGCCACGCACTTCTTCTGCTCCATAGGGCGGACAGGAGATCAGATAGGGCTGATAGACAGACCGTGTCGACGGGTCGAGGAGCGCGAGGTGGTAGTCTGTCCGGGTGTTTACTGTCGAGACGACACCGATTTTCACTCCCGGATAGGCTTCATGCATCCGGAGCAGGTAGCGAAGGATCTCACCGGGATGACCGTTGCTGCCCAGATAATTGGCGTCGTCCAGGCAGACGATGAGGACTGCTTTTCGTTTGATGAGCTCAGACGCAATGGGGTCAGTGAGCCGCTCCGTCGGGATGCCGGAGAGCGACGGCTGATGCCCGAAGAGTCTCCTGAAGATGGTGGCAAAGACACGAAACGGCGTCCGGACGCTCTCGCAGTTGACGAAGACGGTGACGACATGGGAGGTGATCTCCTCAATCTCGGTGAAGATCTCGCGGACGCAGGTGGTCTTCCCGGTCCCCGGCGGGCCATGGAGGATGGTGTTCACGGGGTGACCTCCCCGCAGGGCGGGCCTGAGATGCGTAGCAAGCTCCCGGAGCTGCATGTCACGGTAACTGATGGTATCGGGTGTGTAGTCGAATTCAAAGACACCGGGGTCTTTGAAGAGTGTCTGGTTATCCATGAGGAAGTGTTGTGGCATGAAAAGGGAGTCGGAGTGACTGATAATAGCGGTTTAGTGGGCGGGGGATGAAAATGAAGAATTGGGTGAATTCTCTGACTTTCTGCCCGAATCAGGAATACGGATTAGAAATAAATAGTATCTAAGAGCATGATTGTTCGTTTATCAGGGTTACCATTATGCGTTCCACTCCATCACCCGGAAAGAAATACTCAGAGCGACAGGATAACAAAAAAACTGATAGATACGTCTCTGCAGGTATTCAGGAGACCGGGACAAAATATCTCCATGCCGGAATACCGGGAATTGAGTACAAATTGACCTGTCTGCCTATTCGGGAATCCGAAAAATGTCAGATTATGCGCAGAATGTCCCCTGAGTGTCAAAGAATCTTAAACGGGACAAAGTGGAGTGAAAACGGTTTTATTCCCTCATTTAAAGCTACAGACATAATATTAGAGAAAGTTGCTCGTCGGACATATAGTAAAGCTCGCGGCAGATAAAACCGATGAAAGAGTTATTTCTTTTTGCCGGGCCAAATGGATCCGGTAAATCCACAATAATGGCCCCATTTCTCTCAGATGGCTCTTTAGACTATTTAAGCCCGGATTATTGTTTACGTGAAGATCCCGAAATTAAAATTATGCCCGCTGGTCTGGAAAAGTCAATCCGGGCACGGGAAGAGACCGAAAGACGGCTTGAAGAAATGATCTCAGCAGGAAAATCCTTTGCATGGGAAACGGTGTTCTCTCATGAAAGCCGCCTGAATATTTTGAAATACGCAAAGGAAGAAGGCTATCGGATTCATCTGACATACGTTACGACAAAAGACGCTGATATCAATGTTGCCCGCGTTCAATCCCGGTTTAGAGAGGGTGGCCATGATGTGCCGGAAGAGAAAATCCGGGGAAGATATGGACGTTCCGTCGCTTTTTTGCCAGAAATGATTGTGATTGCCGATGAAGTTCTCATCTTTGATAATTCCTCAGAAAAAACCGATCCAAAACTTTTGTTTCAAAAAATCATGCAAACAGATGATGATACCGAACCTGAAATGATCGTCTGGCTGGTTGATGATGAGGATGTGGTTGAGTGGGTTGTGAAATACGTGGTTTATCCGCTTGATAAAATGGGTATTCAGGTCCGGTGCTATAGGTGAATTTGGGAAATCGGCCGTTCCGATGCTTTTTTTCCACGACTTCCGGTATTCTGGAGATGATGAAAATACATCCTTCCAAAAAAAAGCCGCAAAAGAAATTTGAAAATTATTCTGCGATATATGCGGATTGAATCGTAATTCAGCCTTATCCGTGGACTTAGAAGGTAATTCACCCCATCCCCAGCCACTGCACCGCCCACGCCGCAAGTGCCCCGACAATCCCGCTCACACCCGCAACAATACCGCCGGTCCGCTTCTCTGCCCCGGCCTTTTCGGCCCGCCACCCTTCGAGGTTCCGGATGCGGCCTTCGAAGTCTGCATCCGTCTCTTTCATCTCTTCGAGCGTCCGGCAGATCCACTTCACATCGCGGTGCGTCTCGATGATTTGGGCGGTTACATCATCCTTCATTTTCGTTCAGCATCTCCTGATAATCTGTGCATAGACTCTGCGGTGAATGCAGATAAATATTACTTGTAGTAATGTTTGCCCGATAGATTCATCCGGGGTACGGATCGGAGGAGGCTGTTGCTGCTCTCCCGTTTTGTTTGAATTCTGTTCTTCTCTCACATGCTCTCTTTTAAAATCAAATATCTGGTGCAAATTTAACTTTGCAGATAGTATTCGTCCCGGATGCGGATGGGGGTCTGAACCGTATGTCCGGGAGTCCGGTGGTCCGTCCCGTACATTTTTCTGGTCAAATCATCCGCCGTTTTCGTTCATGCCATCGATGATTTTTGGATGTGACCCAATGTTAAGGCACGTTAATATTACCCAAAGTAATAGTTGTATATGTCAGTCGCATCCCGGGAACCGGCTGGCAGGAGTGCCATACCATGGCTGACTTTATCCAGACCACCAACACCAGGAGTGCGGTGCGGGACCTGACCATCCCCATCGCCGACATCACCACCTTCGATGCCCTCGTGCAGGACATCATCGACACCAATCCCTTCGGCTGCACTGCGTATGTCGAACAGGGCGTGACCATGGACCCGGTTATCCGGTCCAAAGAAACGTATGATGTGAAGTTTGTCTATGAAAACCTTGAGGCCGACACCATCGGCGACGTCTCCGTCAAAGTGGCGTCCGTCACTGCATTCGGCACCGCTGCCGCTCATGTGATGGCAGACGACGACCTTGCCGCGGCAATCGGGGGCACCCAGTCCCGCGACACCGCAAAGGACACCTTCTCCTGCAGGCTGAAGTGCCACGACCCCTCGGGGGAGACCTACTTTGTCACGCTCTCCCGCACCAGGGTCCGCATCTCATCCTACGCGGATGATGCTATCCGGGCCACCGTTGAGGCGTGGGCCGACGGGAAGCCGGAGCTGGGCTGAGCAGTCCGGGCCGGAAACGGCAGCTGCAACCTGAAACAGGGTGGCCTCCACCCCTGTTTTGGCACATATCCGGGCGAAACAGGAAGGAGAGAGGCCACTTTCAATTCACATTCTCATGCCTGAACTGTTACGAAATATGATCTTCGAAGTTCCCGTTCAGCATCAGCCGGATGTATCCGTACCCTTTTAAAAAACATCACCCCGCTTTTGTCGGCTGATACGTCAGGGAACCGTCACATACCTTCACTGCATTCACATCATATCCGGCGGCAGTCTGGTCCGGTATCATACTCTTCCAATAATCTGCGACGGTGGAAACAGGCATTTTCCGGATCATGGGATGATCAGACCATCCATCATAAGAGTGAACCGGTCCTGTTTCTTCCCGGAGAACCATACCATGAAGAGTTCTGCAATTCTTCCATTCAACGCGGTGTTCCGGCTGTGCAGATGGTATGCATGCCGAACGTGTTCGGATAACGCAAAATCCCCTTTTGGGGGTCTGGTTCCCTTTCCACCGAAGGGTATGAACGTAAATGGTTCAGTAAGAAAAGTGGGAATTGTTCTCTCCACCCACACAAAATACCAAAGAGCCGAGGATTCATATACCGGTTAACCATTATCTCCCCTAATGGCATTCATGTTGCATCGCTCCCTGGAATCAGACATCATGAGTGGCTAAAAATGAATCCTCCGGTGAAACCATGATTTTGGATCTGTGCAGATCGCCTGAGACAGACAATGCTGACCCAATCCCCTGTGATAGTAAAATCGATGTAACCATGCCGGGTGCCCTCCCGGTTACGGTAAATATCGGACTGTTTATTGAAGGGGATGGGTTGATTACCGATATATCCGTTCATTCCCTGGATACCACCCTTTCCCGGATGAAGTCCATTTTTACGAAAACACCCCATACATTCCGGTTCATTCTGCCCGTTACGTACGGAACTGAAGAAGATATTGTAAAAACGATTTTATCCTGCAATTTCTGGAAAGAAAACTCTCCTCCAGAATTGCTGTTTTTCAGGCTGAAATACGATGCAGGGATTTTAACAGAACCACTGTTTGAAGACACTCCGTATGAAATCTGTGAGATATCTCCTGAATTCAAGACGTTTGGGTATGATCCGGTATCAATGGCAATCACTGAGTACAGCAGTCTTGTAATCATTATCGGAACAGGACCTGAAACAGCAGGAAACGATGGTAAAAACGCATATTCCCTTGCAAAACGCTATGGGAGGTCCGTCGTTTCAATTGATTCCAAAACCGGCAGAATAACGGAACTGCCTTCGAATGATAACATATTCAATTCATATGCACAGATTAACTTCTACAACAGCAAAAACGTAAAGCCTGCAAAATTTATCGCTGAAAAAGAACGGTATATAAAAAATCTGGAACATGATCTTCGGGCTGCAGGTTTTGAAGAGGGTGCAATAACATTCTCCTATGAATCTCTCCTGTCACATTACATCAAGGTCAGAACGTTAGAGACCAGATACAATTTCCTCTATGCGCTCAAAGGAGTGACGATCGCACTGTTGTCAGCGCTGGCAATTTTTACCATTACCATGCAGACTCTTTTTTTCCCGGAAAATCCCGGCCTGATCTGGATTGAAGTTGCATTTATCGGAGTAATCATTATCTTAATGGAAGCTGCAAAGGTCGGCGATTTCCACCTGAAATCAATAGATTACACCTTCCTTGCTGAAAGGATCAGGACAGCATTCTATACCCGGATTATCTGCATTTCCTGTCAGACAACAGATACTGCACCTTTCATGACCCCGGTGAGGACGCCGAACGACTGGATGGTCATGGCGTTTGAAACCATGGTCTCTTCAGGCAGGATGATATCCTGCAACAGGGAAGTCCCCCTTGAATCCATCAGGGAATTTATCATATCAGCCTGGATCAGGAAAAGACTGAATTTTTATGAAAAAAAGGCGGATGTTGCCAGATTCAGATATAATGTGTTAGCAAATTTCGCACTGATTCTGTTTATCTGTACCATGATTCTTGCAATTGCCCATGCACTCGGTATCGGCCATGGGCAAAAATTATTTGATATCGGAGTCCCGCTGTTCATCGCTTTTCTCTCTATCACAATACCTGCGTTCGGAGCGGCAGTGAGTGCAATACGGGTTCAGAGAGAATATTTCCGAAAATCAGAGAGGTATTCACAGATTATTCGTCATCTTTCGGCAGTCATAACGGAAATGGAATATGCTACAGACACAGGGGAATTGTGCAATCTGATAAAAAAGATGAATGAGATGACCTTCAGGGAAGCACATGACTGGAAAATTGTATCCAGATGCATTGATACGGAGTAGTTTCTTCATGATGCCCCGGCGTGGAGAAGCTGACGCGCCCGATACATAAAAAGAAGTACGGGACGATCCTCGGGGCGAAGATATCCTGCCTCTTCGTCAGGTCCGGGGAGATGACGCATCTCTGCCCGACTGCACAGGAGGTCACACCATCGGTGTTCTGCCGGACCCAGTCTCGTCCTCCAGACTATCAATAAACCGCTCTAAGAGAGCATGCCTCCGTTTAGCAATCTCCACTGCGGCGTCCGTGTACATCAGTCGCCGAAGCTTCAGCAGTTTTTCATGGATGTGGCTCACGGCGTCCCCGATGCCGCCCCCGTGCTCGCCTGCCTGCATAAACGTCCGTGCGATTCCCACCGCCCCCATGGCGTCGAGTTTGTCGGCGTCAGAGAGGATTCGTGCTTCAAGTGTCTCTGGTTCGGGGCCGGTGCTGAAGCGGTGGGTGTGTATCGCATGGACGATTTTTGCGATGCGTTCCGCGTCGTAACCCGCCTTCCTGAGATAATCTTCTGCTATTCGTGCCCCCTCCTCCTCGTGGGGGATGCCGGTCTCCTCCTCAATGGGACGGGCAATATCGTGGAAGAGGGCGGCCGGGATGAGGACCCGCATATCCGCACCCTCGGCCTTCCCTATCTCCTCGCAGAGGCGGGTGACGCGGAGGACGTGGTCAAGATCATGGGCCCCTGACTGCCTGAAGAATGTCTCGACATAGGCCAGCATTGTCTCCATCTCTGTGCTCTGCATGGTGAGAAAATGGTTGGTGCCGGGTGGAGATAAGGGGTCGGAAATGGCAGGGCCGTACCTCACCGGAGGAAGTGTCATCCGGGCCTGAATAGAGCGGAAAGTCCGATCTAATAAAAATAGATCTGTTTTATAACAGTGCGGTGATGTTCATAAAAAATAGTTACGTTGTCTTTAATCTCTCCTGATTATGGTCCCGGAACGGGGCCGCTCCCGTTGTATGAAAAAGAAAAAAGGGGGAGCCTCTCTCTCTTAACTCCGTTTCAGTGAATTGATTGCGATGCTGAAGGGCTCTCCTGCATCCAGGTAAACGACCTCAATCTCGTCCGGAGCGATCAGGGAGCCGGAGGAATGGCCTCCCCCCTCCTCGACCAGGGTCAGCGTCCTGCTGTCAGGGCCGAGGACCCCGGCACATGTGAGGGGTTCCCAGATGGGATATCCACTCTGGTTCGTGAAGGAGATCTCTCCCGAAAATATCCGGTCCTGCTGTTCGGTGATTGAGAGAGTCATGAGTGCACCGGCATAGTTGGTGTAGCCTTCTCCATATTCGTAGCCGGTCATCGTACCGGTCCAGTTCCCGATCAGGTCGGGGTTCTCTACAGCAGCGCTACTCTCCTGAGGAGTGGTTGTACACCCGCAGATCAGCACGGCGAGGAGGAGGATCCCCGCACATAGTATGGAATTTAATTTCATCGTATGGTGATGAAGCCCGCAAAAGAGATAAACAGGATCTTTTGGTGCGGCCGGGTATTCCCGGTCCACGGGCCCGGCCGGTCAGGCATCCTATCGTCCCACAGGGCACTGTACTGTTGTTTTAATGTAGGTCTTCAGAATGTAATTTATCAGTCCTGAGATTCCACATTTGGGAATGTACACCCGTGATGCCTCGTCCCTTGACCTTTTCACCGATTCCATCCGGCTCATGGGGGATGCCACCCTGTGTGGGGTGATGGAGTTTGACCAAAGCCTTGCTCCTGACGCTCTGGAGCAGGCGTCCCTGGCGTGTCTTATGGCCCATCCTGTTCTTCACAGCCGGCTTGTCCGGGGGAACGGCCCGGCAGTCTGGGAGTTGGTTGATGATGTCCGAATCCCTCCGGTGCGGGTGGAGGAATGCCCTGATAATTATCATTCCCATGTCATCGGGCCGGTTGATCCGTACGGGCCGCTGCAGTTTCGCGTACGGCTGCTGCGAAGACCGTCGGGTGATGTGATTGTCATCAACCTCGCTCATGCTGCCGCCGATGCGTTCGGTCTGCACACGCTCATGTCCCAGCTGCTGCAGGAATACCAGACACCCGGCAGCATCCGTCCCGCACAAGGGGAAATTCCGGCACGTGACACGCTCTGGACCCGGAGTATCGAACTGCAGGGAACACCGGAATCTCCGGACATGAACGTGATAAACCCTATGTGGCCGGATCCATTCGGCACGTCCCGTGAGCCTTCTGATTTTCACCGGGAATGTATCAGCTCCCCGGTCATGGAGACAATCCGGACCCGTGTAAAGGCGTTCGGGGGCAGCATCAATGATGCGGTAATCGCGGCCTACTTTCTCTCCATGAGTGACCTCACAGGCCACATGGGGCCAATTAACGTCTTCTTCCCTGTTAACCTGCGCCGGTACAAAAACGACGGGTCCCGGGTGATGAGCAACCAGGCTGCCAATGTCTGCATCACTCTCGACCGCAGGGCCGGAGAAGGAATGGAAGAGATTCTTCCCCGTGTCATCAGGGAGACGAAGCTCCTGAAGAAAAAAGCCATCGGCATCAGTGAACAGGTCTTCATGGACATGGCCTGCGACCCGGAAGGCAGACAGATTCACCGGATGGCGGAGGAAATGGCAGCCCTTCAGAGATCCGGTTTCGCGGATATCTTTGTCTCGAATCCGGGACCTGTTTCCCTCCCGGATATGGAGGGGCTCACCGATGCCTATGTCTGCTACCCCGGGTGCTACATGCCCTGCACCTGTTTCATCACCAGCACGTTCCGGGGGCAAATGACCGTCACCATGGGCTACCAGGACAGTGAACGGGCGAGGGAGGGGACACGAAAGGCGATCACGCTCTTTAGGAAATATTTGCTGTTACAGTGAAGAAAAGAAAAACACACGCTATTGCTCCATTTTTAGGAATGTGTTTCATCACGTTGATATAAGGTCATCCGGCCCGTTTCATTCACTCTGGAATGTACCCGGGAGAATGGGGGATTGCAGAAGTGGCGTTTTTCAGCGAACCAGAACCCTAATGACGAATGCCGGGAGATGGATTCGCCCTTCCGGTTTCAGGGATGATTCCTCAAAGACACTGCTGAATTCTTAATCTCTCCTCTGCAAAAACCGCCGCTCCAATAAGCGGAGCCATGCCATCAGCCCTGCTGAGCGTAATTTCGGGACGGGGAAGATACGAATCGATGTGCCGGAGTGCCGGTTCAAAGATGAGATCCGGGTTTTCGGTCGCAACCGGCCCTCCGACAATGATCATCTCCGGGGCATAAGCAGCAATAATGGTGGAGAGGCCGCGTCCGTTAATCACGGCAAGTTCCCGGAAGAATGCGGTGATGTCCGGGTCACCCGCACGGGCCGCCGCACAGAGTGTTTCGGCGGTGACGTCCGGCCCTGCAGCCGGGGCCTGTCCGAAATCATGCCTGCCGCACCACGCCCGGAAGAACCGGGGGATGCCGCTCCCCGAAGCATAGGCCTCCCAGTGGCCCTGCCCCCCGCATCCGCAGGGCAGGTTATAGACCGTGTCCACACAGAAATGGCCAATCTCCCCGGCATTGCCATTCGCCCCCTCGACGAGGCGGCCGCCGGAGATGATGCCGCAGCCGATGCCGGTGGAGACGGTCAGGTAGACGAGGTTCTGGCAGTTCATCCCGGCACCGCTCCGGTATGCATGGTAGGCACCTGCCGATGCATCGTTGAGAATAGCGACCGGGCAGGCAAAGGCCGCTTCCAGCGGTTCTTTCAGCGGGATGTCGGAATACGGCATATTCGGGCTCTTGTGGATGCTCCCCTTTCCTGCCGAAAGCGGGCCTGCCGTGCTGATGCCGATCGCATCCGGCCGGCAGCCTGCCTCATCACAGACAGCGTTGATCATCCGGATGACCTGTGCCGTCACCGCTGTCCCGTCCGCCCCGTCCCGGCAGAGCGCTTCCTTCCGGCAGACAAGACATTCTCCCTCACCGGCAAAATCATCAGCAAAGACCGCACTCCTCACATGGGTCGCCCCAATGTCTGCTGCTGCAATACATACTCCCGTTTCGTGTTTCATTGTCCCTTTTTCCATGATCCGTGCACGAAGTGTGTGCATGCGACCGCTGCACCAGATATATGAACCAGATCGGTCGTGCACATCTCATTTTTATTGCTTCACGTTCATCAATATACGAGTATTCATGCGCAGCGATGAAGTGAAACAAGGGTATGTCCGTGCACCGAACCGGTCTCTTCTGCGGGCTCTCGGGATAACAGACGACGAGCTGAACAAGCCGTTCATCGGGATTGCCAATTCATGGAATACCGTTGTGCCGGGTCACGTTGGTCTCCGGCAGGTGGCAGAACGTGTCCGTGAGGGTGTGGCCGCAGGTGGCGGTGTTCCCTTTGAGTTCAACACCATCGGCATCTGCGACGGCATTGCGATGGGCCATGAGGGGATGCGCTATTCCCTCCCGTCCCGTGAGACGATTGCTGACTCTGTCGAACTCATGATTCAGGCCCACAGGTTTGACGGGCTGGTCTGCATCTGCACCTGCGACAAGATTGTCCCCGGTATGCTGATGGCTGCTGCCCGGTGCAATATTCCGGCGATTGTGGTGACCGGCGGCCCGATGCTCGGCGGAAAATGCGGCGGAAAGGAACTCTCGCTCATCGACGTCTTTGAAGGCGTCGGAAAAGTAGCCGCAGGGACCATGGACGAAGCCGAACTCATCGCCCTCGAGAAGTGTGCGATGCCCGGCTGCGGCAGCTGTCAGGGCCTCTATACCGCAAATACGATGGCCTGCATGACCGAAGCCCTCGGCATGTCTCTCCCGCGGTGTGCTGCGACACCGGCGGTGCATGCGGAGAAACTGGCGATTGCCCGGATGAGCGGAGAACGGGTCGTCGGCCTGGTCCGGGAATGGACCACGCCGCGTGACATCATCACAAAAGAGAGCATGCGCAATGCAATCCGGGTGGATATGGCGCTGGGTGGTTCAACGAATACCGTCCTGCACCTGATGGCGGTGGCAGAGGAGGCAGGTGTGCCCCTCACGCTGGATGACTTCAATGAAATAAGCGCCGCCGTGCCGCACATCTGCTACATGCAGCCCTCCGGTCCCCACTCAATGGAGACACTCTATTATGCAGGCGGTATTCCTGCCGTGATGCACGAACTTGGCCCCCTCCTTGAGGATGCGCTGACCGTGTCCGGCGCCTGTGTCGCAGCATTCGCGGCAGCCACACCGGCAGGAGACCACACCATCATCCGGCCGCTCTCTGACCCTGTGCATGCCACCGGGGGGCTGAAGATCGTCAGAGGAACCCTTGCACCCGACGGTGCGGTGATAAAAGCAGCAGGTGTCTGTGATGAGATGTGGCAGCACACCGGCCCGGCCCGTGTCTTTGACTCCGAGGATGCGGCAATGAAGGCCATTCTCTCCGGCAGCATCGTGGAAGGCGATGTCATTGTCATCCGGTATGAGGGTCCTGCAGGTGCGCCCGGCATGCCGGAGATGCTCTCTCCCACTTCAGCCATCATGGGACGCGGGCTCACCCGTGTTGTCCTGATTACAGACGGCCGGTTCTCCGGCGGGACACGGGGGCCATGCTTTGGGCATGTCGCCCCGGAGGCAGCGGTGGGCGGCCCTATTGCACTGGTGGAGGAGGGTGACAGCATCACGATTGACCTCTTCCAAAACCGGATTGACCTGGACGTTCTGCCGGACGTGCTCGACGAACGCAGAAAATCCCTGGTTATTCCTGAAAAGAACCTCTCCGGTGTTCTCAGCCGGTATGCGGCAGCGGTATGTCAGGCAGACCGCGGCGCTGTCATGAAGAAAAAATAAAATACTCTCTTTTTCCTTATCTCAGGCCCTGGTCGGGCAGGTATCGCGCCTCATTGTCTCTCTACCGGTTTGTGCTCTTCTGATCTCAGATCTCTGCGTCCTGTCTGGGTAATTTTGGTGGCAAACCGGATCGGGCCGGGCTGATTGGTGTGGGGGCCAAGTTCCTCCTCGTGGAGAAGGGTATGTGGGTCGTGGTCCGGCGGAAGGTTGGGGTGCTCCCATGGGTGATGGGCAGGGTGAGGGTGCAGGTGGTCATACGGGTGATGGCGGTACATTTCGCGTTTCCGTTTCATGTCCTGGCTGATGCCATGAACCGTCCTCTTCGCTCTCGGGGTTACATCAGGACTCCGGTATTTTTTCCTGGGTGGCATGGACTATACTCCTGCTGGTAAGTAATAAACAATTCGCCGGTTCAGGGGGTGGTGACCCCCGGTGTGGTTCTTTGCCTCCGGGATTTGGAGGACACTCTCATGTGTATACCGGTGAGATATGGT
This window harbors:
- a CDS encoding ORC1-type DNA replication protein; the protein is MPQHFLMDNQTLFKDPGVFEFDYTPDTISYRDMQLRELATHLRPALRGGHPVNTILHGPPGTGKTTCVREIFTEIEEITSHVVTVFVNCESVRTPFRVFATIFRRLFGHQPSLSGIPTERLTDPIASELIKRKAVLIVCLDDANYLGSNGHPGEILRYLLRMHEAYPGVKIGVVSTVNTRTDYHLALLDPSTRSVYQPYLISCPPYGAEEVRGILHDRVQAGLYEGVVPSGMLDLITALTIEEGDLRVGISLLRLAAAAAEQAARTVVQEQDVRNSFQAAHGAHLIQLVEALKPDEQRLLSHIAEMKQKDADVPVTSGTLYASFKETTKVSYTVFHTRLTRLADLRLIELIRPSVRGNTREVVLRGDPEMMMEMCRTEKCGLV
- a CDS encoding AAA family ATPase encodes the protein MKELFLFAGPNGSGKSTIMAPFLSDGSLDYLSPDYCLREDPEIKIMPAGLEKSIRAREETERRLEEMISAGKSFAWETVFSHESRLNILKYAKEEGYRIHLTYVTTKDADINVARVQSRFREGGHDVPEEKIRGRYGRSVAFLPEMIVIADEVLIFDNSSEKTDPKLLFQKIMQTDDDTEPEMIVWLVDDEDVVEWVVKYVVYPLDKMGIQVRCYR
- a CDS encoding HD domain-containing protein; protein product: MQSTEMETMLAYVETFFRQSGAHDLDHVLRVTRLCEEIGKAEGADMRVLIPAALFHDIARPIEEETGIPHEEEGARIAEDYLRKAGYDAERIAKIVHAIHTHRFSTGPEPETLEARILSDADKLDAMGAVGIARTFMQAGEHGGGIGDAVSHIHEKLLKLRRLMYTDAAVEIAKRRHALLERFIDSLEDETGSGRTPMV
- a CDS encoding ROK family protein, whose protein sequence is MKHETGVCIAAADIGATHVRSAVFADDFAGEGECLVCRKEALCRDGADGTAVTAQVIRMINAVCDEAGCRPDAIGISTAGPLSAGKGSIHKSPNMPYSDIPLKEPLEAAFACPVAILNDASAGAYHAYRSGAGMNCQNLVYLTVSTGIGCGIISGGRLVEGANGNAGEIGHFCVDTVYNLPCGCGGQGHWEAYASGSGIPRFFRAWCGRHDFGQAPAAGPDVTAETLCAAARAGDPDITAFFRELAVINGRGLSTIIAAYAPEMIIVGGPVATENPDLIFEPALRHIDSYLPRPEITLSRADGMAPLIGAAVFAEERLRIQQCL
- the ilvD gene encoding dihydroxy-acid dehydratase codes for the protein MRSDEVKQGYVRAPNRSLLRALGITDDELNKPFIGIANSWNTVVPGHVGLRQVAERVREGVAAGGGVPFEFNTIGICDGIAMGHEGMRYSLPSRETIADSVELMIQAHRFDGLVCICTCDKIVPGMLMAAARCNIPAIVVTGGPMLGGKCGGKELSLIDVFEGVGKVAAGTMDEAELIALEKCAMPGCGSCQGLYTANTMACMTEALGMSLPRCAATPAVHAEKLAIARMSGERVVGLVREWTTPRDIITKESMRNAIRVDMALGGSTNTVLHLMAVAEEAGVPLTLDDFNEISAAVPHICYMQPSGPHSMETLYYAGGIPAVMHELGPLLEDALTVSGACVAAFAAATPAGDHTIIRPLSDPVHATGGLKIVRGTLAPDGAVIKAAGVCDEMWQHTGPARVFDSEDAAMKAILSGSIVEGDVIVIRYEGPAGAPGMPEMLSPTSAIMGRGLTRVVLITDGRFSGGTRGPCFGHVAPEAAVGGPIALVEEGDSITIDLFQNRIDLDVLPDVLDERRKSLVIPEKNLSGVLSRYAAAVCQADRGAVMKKK